Genomic segment of Gilliamella apis:
TCAAGTTGGATATAAGACATGGTATTTACGCCATTGTCCCAATAACCACGATGAGTAACTGAGTAATTTTGACGATTCATTCTATTAGTTTCATCGTTATAAAATCGACTAACCAATTCATTAGGATTATTATTTTGAGTGTCACCAGCGTAAATATTACCTTGACGACTAACACTTGTCTCAAATTCTAGTGATTGTTTATCAGAGATATCCCAACGAAGAATGCCATTTATATCTTTATTACGCACACCTTCACGACCTGCACTAACCGAACTTGGATTAATTTGATGTTTTTTATTGATATCCCAATCATCAGCCTCAGTTTTGTTGAGATTACCATATAAACGCATACTTAGATTATCCGTTAATCCACCTGTTAATAAGATATTTGTTCTTTGGGTTGCCCCTTCTTTACTATGTGAAGGTAGATTTAAATAGCTATTCCACGAAATATGCCACTCTTTGGTTGGCTGCTTAGTGATAATATTCACTACACCGCCGGCAGCACCATCACCATAACGAGCAGCGGCTGGACCACGAAGGACATCAATTCTTTCGATAATATCAGAAGGTACCCAATTGGTATCCCCTCGAGTATCCCGCTCACCTCGCCAACCATAGCGAACTGACATACGACTTTTTACTGGTCGACCATCAACTAAAATTAATGTGTTTTCTGGCCCCATACCTCGAATATCAATTTGTCGGTTATTACCCCGTTGGCCACTAGTTGAGTTACCCGTCAAACTGACACCAGGCATGGTTCGAATGATTTCTGAAATATCATTTTTGGGTGGCATTTTAGTTAAATCTTTTTGCGTAATCACTGAAACACCTAGAGCTTGTTTGGTCTGCTCAGCCGCAGTTACGATCATAACCTCATCTGAATCGCTGTTGTTATTAACTGATGAATGAGCATTATCTGCATATGCATTGTGACAAGCAAAACCGATAAGTGCTGCTAACAAACAAGTCGATTTATATTTTGTATTCATATATTATCCCTGACAATTTTTATTAATAATGGTTATCATTATTAATTAGGTCGGAGTAATATAAATTAAAATTATCTATATTCAAGCTGATTCTGAATATTTGGCTAAATAAGTTTTTATTTAACTCTAAAATTTAATTGAATACCATCTTGCAGAGCAACGACAGCAGCAGTTTTATGGGATTGTTCAGGATAAATTTTGTAACTTATCGTTAGGTTATGAATATTAGCCTGTTTTAATCGAGTAAATAATTGTTTTGAATAATCAACCATTTTCCGATTCTGACGATGTTTTAGTAAAAGTTTTCGTTTTTGTTCTGGTAAATTATAATCAATCGGCAATAAAGATTGTTCAGCTCCACCCACAGAGATCAACAAATTAACAGGTTGTTTTAAAGAATGTTGATGATTTAGTAGATATTTTGATAATACACTAAACATATAACCATCACTAAACCATAAAGATGGGCTTGATATCACATAGGTATTAAAAATGGCAGGTTTAGTTAAAAAAATGTATAAATTAAATAATCCTCCATATGAATGACCAAAAATGGCTTGCTGATTAGGATTAATAACATAGCGCTTTTCTATTTCAGGTTTAAGTTCTTGAGTTAAAAAATCATAAAAGGCATCAGCACCACCATATTTACCTGATAAATTAATTTGCTTATTAGGTAAAACTTCAAAAACATAATTCTCAGGTTTGGGGAGAAAATCAAGATCACGACGGGTTTGATTAAAATAATCAATGGCGACAATTATACCTTCTTGAATAACACAACGTTCACAAGCCTGATTGGTAATTATCTCGTTAGTTGTTAAAAAGTAGCTGTCACCATCAAGTAAATAAATAATTGGCCAACCACCCTCGGGAGTGGTTTTATTAGGGGTATAAATAGTTACTTTATAATCGCCATTTGATTTTGAATGAAATATTTCAGTTTTTGTGTTTGGAACAATCACATTTTTTGATAGATTAGATTTTGACTGACAGCCAGTTAGGATAAAAATCATTAGAATATACAAAAAACTTAGTCGTGACATAAATTACGCCAGAATCTCAATTATCAAAGAAGTATAAGATATGCTAAATAAGAGCAATTTACCAATAATAAACTAAATAAAACTGAGAGTACTGTCGAATAATTAATCCGACAGCTAATAGTCGGTTACAATTACTTTGATTTAAGATAAGCGACAATATCTTCAATGGTTACCACTGGTAGTTGGTGTTGTTTAGCAAACGCGACAACTTGTGGGGCTCTTGCCATTGAACCATCATCATTAGTTATTTCACAAATTACTGCTGCTGGTTTAAACCCCGCTAATGTTACTAAATCAACCGACGCTTCAGTATGTCCTCGGCGGCTTAGTACTCCACCTTCTTTGGCAACTAGCGGAAATACATGACCAGGGTGATTTAAATCTGTTGGTTTAGCATCATCAGCTACCGCTGCCTTGATAGTCGTTACTCGATCTGCTGCAGATACCCCTGTTGTAACACCTTTTGCCGCTTCGATAGAAATAGTAAAAGCAGTATGATTTTTACTAGTATTATTTGCTACCATCATCGGTAATTCTAATTTATCACAATAAGATTGTGGCATACATAAACAAACTATACCGCTGCCATAACGAATCGTTAATGCCATTTGCTGAGTGGTAATAGTTTGTGCTGCCCAGATAATGTCACCTTCGTTTTCCCGATCTTCATCATCCAAAACTAACACCCCAGATCCAGCCTTGATTGAAGCAATTGCTTTGTTTACTCGCTCGATTGATGTGCCAAATTCATTTAAATTAAACTGATTCATGGTAGATACCTATCCTGTTTTATTAAACTAATTATATTTATTCTTAAGTATTAAAAATTTATTAAGTTTTAAATATATTAAATACCAGAATCAGGGCAAGTGCTTGACCATAGTGATTTAGCTATAACGCTAATTATAGAAAAGATAAGTCACTCTCTTTCATCCAGACTTTAACTGTCGGCTTTGGAATCTCACCAAATCTGCTGTCCTTAATAAAATCGACTTTTACTAAGCGCTCGTGGGCTATACCACCGGTGGGGAATTACACCCCGCCCTGAGAATTTTGTCAGTAAACTGACTGCAAACACTATAATATAAAATAGGTAAAAAAACACGGATATTTTATTAAGATAAAAAATTGCCGCATTAAGCGGCAATAATTAATCGATAGATTATCGCATACGAATTTCACGCAAATGTCTTTTTTCGGCTCGACGCATCCAAAGCCATGAAATAAAGCCAATAATACCAACTATTAATAAAATAATTGTTGCTAAGGCATTAACTTGTGGATCGACACCTAAACGAACCTTAGAAAATACTAGTTTCGGTAATGTCATTGCACCAGGTCCTGTAACAAAATTAGCAATAACCACATCATCAAGTGATAAAGTAAATGCCAATAACCAACCAGAAACCAGTGCCGGTGCAATCATCGGTAAGGTAATAATGAAAAATACCTTCAATGGGTTGGCACCAAGATCTAAAGCTGCTTCCTCAATTGACTTATCTAACTCTCGTAATCTTGCACTAATAACAACTGTTACATAAGCGGTACAAAATGTTGCATGAGCCATCCAAATAGTCATTGCACCGCGCTCTTTTGGCCAACCAATCGCTTGTCCCATACCTACGAATAGCAATAACAAAGCTAAACCAGTAATGACATCAGGCATAACTAATGGTGCTGTAGTCATAAACGAGAACAAATTAGAACCACGGAATCGTCTAAACCGAATGACGGCAAAAGCGGCTAAAGTACCAAGAATAATCGCCAAAGAAGCTGCGCCTGCGGCAATAGACAAACTCAATCCAACCGCTTTAAGTAAAGCTTCATTATGTATTAATTCAACATACCATTTAGTTGAAAATCCCGCCCAAACCGTCACTAGCCTTGAGCTATTGAACGAATAAACAATTAAAATGACCATAGGGATATATAAAAAAGAAAAAACTACTATGAGAATTAACCCTTTTAAACATCTCACTAATAACGCGATTGTTACAATAGTTGTTAAAATAAGGCTAAATAGAAAACACCCTACATATAAGCTACCACTACCTAATAACGCAAATCCTGATGCAGAAATCAAAACCGATAGCACTATTGAACCTAATAATGCAGAGATAAAAACAATCAATGCTGAGCGCATGACTAATGGTAAATTATTCATTTATTTACCTCCCATTTGTCGGTTTTGAAACTTATTAAAGTAGTAAATAGGCACAATTAATATCAATAACATCACTGTTGCAACGGCTGAAGCGGCTGGCCAATCGTGATTATTAAAGAATTCAGCCCATAATTGGGTACCAATCATTAGACCATCAGAAGGACCTAATAATTCAGGAATAACATATTCACCTACCGCAGGAATAAAGACCAACATCCCACCGGCAATCACTCCATTTTTAGTTAACGGTACAATAATCTTAAAGAAAGTTTTAATTGGTTTACAACCAAGATCTAACGCAGCTTCAATCAGCGTTGTATCGACTTTACTTAATGAGGTATAAATTGGTAATACCACAAAAGGTAAGTAAGAATAAACAATACCGATATAAACAGCTAGGTAAGTTTTCATGATGATTAATGGCTGATCAATAACCCCTAACCACATCAAGAAATTATTTAATAGACCATTAGGATTTAAAATACCAATCCATGCATAAACCCGAATTAGAAACGAAGTCCATGATGGCAATATGATTAATAGTAATAAAATATTTCTGGTTGACGGTTTACATTGCGAAATAGCCCAAGCTAAAGGATAACCGATCAAAATACATAACAAAGTTGAAATTGCAGCAACTTTTAATGATTGTAAATACGAGTCTAGATAAATTGTATCTTCCAGTAGATTAAAATAATTACCAACGTTTAAAACAATATTAACTAGGCCATCTTCATAACTAAACAGTTCGGTATAAGGTGGCACGGCTATCGCTACTTCAGAAAAGCTGATTCGAAATACAATCAAAAACGGTAATAAGAATAATAACAACATCCAAAAATATGGAATAGCTATTACCAATAAACGGCCATATAGTGTCATCAGGTCGGATTCATCACGTTGTAATCGCATCTTTCGATAAGCATAATAGATCGCAACTAAACCTAACCCTGCAGGTATATAGACAATACTACCTGCTATAATTAGCCGATAAGCAAATTTAGATGGCTTATAATGTGCCAAATATGTGCCTAGACAGGATAATAATAGACTTAATACCATTGCCGTGAATAACGCATCTAAAAACAGATTGTCAAATGCATTTATTGTTACAAAACGTAAATAAACACCAAGTAACACTAAGGCATTTAACAACAAACCCCATAAAATGGATCGCATCAATATATCCTCTTGTGTTTATTCGGTAAGCACAACGCAACTATCAATTTCCCAACTAAGATTAACAATATCACCCCAAGTTGGCATTCCTTTACGATAACGATGTTCATTTTGTAGTTGAGCAATAATAATTTGTCCACTTTGTAATTTAACGTGATAAATAGAAAGATCACCTAAATAGGCAATTTCAACTACTTCACCAGTTGCAACATTGTAACCATTGTCTGGAATTTCATCACAAAGTTTAATTTTTTCAGGCCGTAATGCGACTTGAATTGGTACACCTTCTACTGCAGGTGAATCATAATCAACTTTTAATGGATGTTTAATCATCGGACAACTGATGATTAATCCATCTTCTAAGGTTTCTTGTAAGATGCCATCAAAAACATTTACTGAACCAATAAACTCGGCACTATAACGGCTGTTTGGATGTTCATAGATTTCTTCAGGCTCACCTATTTGCACAAATTGGCCTTTATTCATAATCGCAATACGACCAGCCATGGTCATAGCTTCCTCTTGATCATGGGTAACCATTACACAGGTTGCGCCTACTTGTTCTAAAATGCTAACTACTTCAAGCTGCATTCGATCACGAAGTTGTTTGTCCAATGCCCCCATTGGTTCATCTAACAATAGTAATTTTGGTCTTTTAGCTAAACTTCGAGCTAATGCAACGCGTTGTCTTTGACCACCTGATAGTTGATGAGGTTTACGTTTGCCAAACTGCTCCATATGTACAAGCGCCAACATCTCTTCAACACGATGTTTAATTTCATTTTTATCTAATTTATCTTGTTTTAACCCAAAGGCAATATTTTGCTCAACCGTCATGTGAGGAAAAAGAGCATACGATTGAAACATCATATTAATAGGACGATTATAAGGAGGTACTTGTGATAAATCTTTACCATCTAAAATAATTTGTCCAGAAGTCGGTTGTTCAAAACCGGCAAGCATCCGCAATAAAGTTGATTTACCACTACCAGAAGCGCCCAATAAAGCAAAAATCTCTCCGGTATAAATGGTTAAATTGACATCATCAACGGCATAATAATCATCATTAAAAACTTTAGTTAAATTTTTGATCTCCAATAATGGAGTTATCATCTTTTTTTTAGGCTGTACCTGATTTGTTGTTTTATCGTTCACGCTTTTTTCCTCATAACAACAAGCCAAAAAAAACGAGACGGAAAGATTTAAAATCTCCCCGTCTAGAATATATAAGTCAATTAGTTGACATTTTCAAACGGTTATTTACCCGTTTTCAATTTTGTCCATGTGCGAGTAATCACACGTTCAAGTTTAGGTTCTTTCACCGTTAAAGTGAATAATTTTTCCATCACTTCTGGTTTTGGATAAACCGCTGGATCATTTTTCACTTCTGGCTTAACAAACTGATCATTTGCAACTTTATTAGCGCTAGCGAAATTAACATCATTAGTAACTTGAGCTGCAATTTCAGGTTTCATAACAAAGTTCAAAAACTCATGAGCCTCATCAGGATTTGCAGAATCTTTTGGAATAGCAAAAGTATCAAAGAACACTAATGCGCCCTCTTTCGGAATTTGATATCCAACATGCACACCATTTTTAGCTTCGTTCGCTCTATCACGGGATTGTAAAATATCACCTGACCAACCTAAAATCACACAAATATCACCATTAGCTAAATCAGTAATATATTGAGATGAATGGAAATAACGGATATTTGGTCTTACTTTTTCCAACAATTCGTAAGCTGCACCAGTATAATCTTTTGCATCAGTACTATTTGGATCTTTACCTAAATATTGAAGAGCACTTGCTAAGATTTCAGTTGGAGCATCTAAGAATGCCACACCACAATCTTTAAGTTTTTCCATATTTTCGGGTTTGAAAACTAAATCCCAACTGTCAACAGGAGCATCCTCTCCAAGACGTTCTTTAACTTTATCAATGTTATAACCAATACCAGTAGTCATCCATACATAAGGGATTGCATACTTATTATCTGGATCATGGTTAGCCATTAATTTCATTAAATTAGGATCAAGATTTTTCCAATTAGGCAATTTACTTTTATCTAACGGTAGATAAATATCAGCTTTAATCTGTCTAGCTAAAAAACTATCTGAAGGTGAAACTACATCAAAACCAGAATGACCGGCCATTAATTTACCTTCAAGCGCTTCATTGGAATCATACACATCATAAACCAGCTTAATACCAGTTGATTTTTCAAAATCAGAGATTGTACTATTACCAATTTGACCTGCCCAATTATAAAAATGCACCACACGGTCTTTTGCTATAGCAGATTGAGATAGTGCTAGTGATACACCAGCGATGATTGAAAGAATTGTTTTACGTTGAGTAAACATGCTCACCACTTCTCCTCTAGTTAGGGATATTACATGTTAGACACAAGCCCATTGTTTAATACAACGGACCCCCAAATTTTACCATTATTACTAATTAAATAATATGGTGAAACCGAGGTAATCAGGCAATCACAAGTCATTAATATAATTAATGAACATGTCGAGCTAACCTTGCATTACGAGGGATAAAATACCTTTTTTTTTTCAGATGTCTACTTAAAAAATCAAATATTCTAAGATTAAGGGCTGAGTGACTATATTTTAATCAATCAACCCTTTTTTAGCTAGTTATTAACAATTAATTTACTTTTTTTATTCGGCGCTAGCTTGCAAAATTTTTGCTTCTGGTTGCCATACACGATATTTAACCGTCAAATCGTTTGGAACATAGAATACTAATGGTAACCGACTGTTATAATTCAATAAACCTAACTTATGATTGATAGAAACAAATTTATTTTCGTTAGCACCTTCAGGGCAAGCCATCATTGTAGAAATGCTACCTTTAGTTTCTTCAACGACATAGTAAGAATACCCCCAACCTTTAAGCTCTTCTTCTTTAACAATTCCACCTAAACTTTGAGTATTGCAATCAACTTTCATCTCTTTACCAATTAAAATCTCTACTTTAGCACTAACTTCATCTTTTAAGTTTGGTAGATGAATAACATAACGAGTAGAACCTACTTTTGCATCCGGATAGGGAGCAATTTCATTTAGTTTTTGCACCTCTTGCGGGGCTTTTTGCGTATTTGCGCAAGCAGATAATGCCACACCCATCAATGCTAATAACATTAATTTTTTCATGTTTATTTCTCCAATAAAATTGTCTAACTTAATACGTCAACGTATGCTTTTTAGAACATAATGCGTATAATAACATTATCTAGATTAATGAATATGAGATAAAAATGCCAGCAGAAAAAAAAACTGATGATTTATTAAAATTAATTCTGAATTTACTCTTAATAGGCTTACTTATTGTTCTAACTTATCGAGTGATCGAAGTATTTTTATTTGGCTTTTTTTGGGCAGTAATGGTGGTTATTGCAACTTGGCCATTAATGATCAAAATCCAACAAAAACTCTTTAATAAACGTTGGCTATCTTTATTAGTCATGGCAATAATTCTGGCATTTGTCTGCGTTATTCCTTTTATTTTAATCATTAGTAGTGTTGCTCAAAATGGTCACTATCTGGTCGAATGGGTTAAAACCTTATCACATCGAGAATTACCTACCTTCGACTGGTTGGTCAATATTCCTATGTTTGGCGAAGAAGTTCACCAAAAATGGCTTGAGCTTATCAAAACAGATGGTTCACAATTAATATCCGATATTCAACCTTATATAGGTATTATGATTGGTTGGCTTTTAGAGCAAGTAACCAACATTGGAGTTTTTATTTTCCATGCTGGTGTCATGATTATTTTTAGCCTATTACTGTTTCTTAAAGGCGAAAGTATCACTAAATATGTCTATGTTTTGGCTAATCGTCTTTCTAAACAATACGGCACAACCACTGTTACCTTAGCAGGCCAATCAATACGAGCGGTGGCATTAGGCGTAGTTGTCACAGCTATTACATTAGCATTAATTGGCGGAATGAGTTTTATCTTTACCAAAATGCCATTTCCTGGCATTTTAACATTAATCTTATTTATCTGCTGCGTCGCTCAAATTGGACCTGTTATTGTCATGTTAGGCTGTATCATTTGGCAATTTTGGGATGGGCATATTGTATCAGGCATAGTCTTAATTGTTGTGGCTATCATTTTAACCACCCTTGATAGTGTAATGCGAGCATATTTGATAAAGAAAGGCGCCGATCTCCCCTTCTTACTTATCTTATTTGGGGTAATTGGCGGAATTCTAGCCTTCGGAATTATGGGTTTATTCATCGGCCCAGTAGTCTTAGCCTTAAGCTATAAAATTATTCAACAATGGGTTAATGAACAAGCATAAAAACATAATTAGGTATAAAAAAGAATCAATAAACCGATCTATTAAATTATAGATTACCCCCTGAATAATAGGAGTATTATGTTCTGACGCAAATTGTGGTATTCTACACTTTGTGTCAGTTTTAATGATATTTAGAACATGCGAATACCCTTTATAAAATATAATCATCAAAAACATTTAAATGAATTAGCCAAGCTTGAACAAAAAGCCGAACAATATCAAATTGTTTACGATCCTAAATCTTATAGAGTTGCGTTGCTTGAACAGATTAAAAAAGCTCAACATCGTATCTATATTGTTGCACTTTATCTAGAACAAGATGAAGCTGGCCGTGAAATTCTTAATGCACTTTATCAAGCCAAAACCCAACAACCAAATTTAGACATCAAAATTTTTGTTGATTGGCATCGTGCTCAACGAGGTCGAATTGGTGAAGATAAAACTAAAACCAATGCGCGTTACTATTATGATTTGAAACAACAACATCCATCTATTGATATTCCGTATTATGGTGTGCCGGTTAATCGTCGAGAAGTTCTAGGTGTATTACATTTAAAAGGATTCATAATTGACGATACTGTAATCTATAGTGGTGCTAGCATTAATAATGTTTATTTACATAAACTTGATAAATACCGTTATGACCGATATCACTTTATCACTAATAAAGTTTTAGCGGATACAATGGTAAATTATGTTAATGATAATTTTCTGCCACTTGATGGCGTTCAACGGTTAGATGTTAGTGAACATAAAACACGTAAACAAATTAAGTCAGAAATTAAACAACTGCGCCAACATCTTATGGATGCTAATTATCAATATACGGGAAATTGTGATAACCATACTTTATCCATTGCACCAATTGTAGGTCTTGGCCGAAATAATCAGCTAAATAAAATTATTCACCATCTAATAAACACGACTGAACAAAAAGTCACATTTTGTACGCCTTATTTTAACTTACCTAATATATTAGTGCGTGACATCATCCGTTTATTAAGAAAAGGTAAGCAAGTTGAAATCATTATTGGTGATAAAGTAGCTAATGATTTTTATATTCCAGAAGATAAACCATTCAACATCTCCGGTGGTTTACCTTATTTATACGAAATTAACCTAAGAAATTTTGTTGAACGCTTACAAAATTATATAGATAAACAACAATTAACTATTAGATTATGGAAAGATGAAGATCAAACTTATCATTTAAAAGGTATTTGGGTTGATGATGAGTGGATGATGATTACAGGTAATAACCTTAATCCAAGAAGCTTGGCGTTTAGATCTGGAAAATGCCATACTTGTTCATGATCCTAAACATGAATTACAGCAACAGATGAAACAAGAACTCACAACTATTCGTGAAAAGACAACAATCGTCACCCATTTCCAACAAATTCAAGCAAGCCAATTCTATCCCAAACAGGTACATAAATTAATTAAACGTTTAAGCCGGATTAGAGTGGATAGAATTATTAAGCGATTATTATAATTAAATTCGATTTAGATTAATCAAGACTATTTGTAATGTGTATACAAATAGCTTATTAGCTAAATTAGATTTTATTTTGTTGTAAACTTAATATAGTTCTAGCGTTTGAAGCACTTGTCGCAATGATATCAATTACGCCCGAACGTAGTGCACCTAAAATTGCTGTTGCTTTAGTATTTTCCGAAGCAATAGCAATAACACATGGAATATTACGTAATTCTTCAATACTTAAACCAATCACTCGATCATTCATGGTTGTATCGATAGGGTTGCCATTGATATCAAAAAATCCATATCCGGCAATATCACCAATCACACCTTGATTTAATGTTGCATAGGTCACTTCTTGTGGAGTAAACCACCCTAATTGCACCATATAACAGTTTTCATTCATATCGCCAATACCAACTAAAGCAATATCGGCTTTAGCCGCTCTTTCCAATGTATCTTTGATAACCCGATTTTGGGTAAATGCCCTTTTGAGTTCACTGTTTTCTACATAAGCTGGTGCATACAAAGTCTCACTAGTTGCACTAAATTTTCTGGCTAAACTTCGACTAATGTGGTCAGCATCAATAATTTCACCAACACGCTGAGTACCACCTATGCCACAAATAAATTTACACTGTTTTTCAGGAAACACACCAACATGGCTGGCAATAGCAGCAACATTACGCCCTTGTCCCACGGCCACTGTCATACCATTTTTTAAAGTACTAGACAGATAATTTGATACCAGTGCAGCAACTTGTCTACGTTGCTCCTCTTCGTCTTGATGATCTAAAGCAATTAAAGCTCGTTTAATACCAAAATGGTTAACAAATTGCTGTTCAATTCGAGAACTAAATATTGGATGATATTTAACACTTATTTCAACGATTCCTTCTGCTCTAGCTTTTTTTAGCAAACGACCAACTTTAATGCGTGAAAGACCAAATCGCTGAGCGATTTCTTCTTGAGTTTGTTCATACTCATAATATGCAACTGCAATTTCTGTAAGTAGTTCCGACTCTTGTTTATCTTCAAATATAACCATTAAATTTGCCTTTCAACACTTTAGCAACTTCTTGCATTCATGACAGATAATATATTACAAAATCCTTTAGCTTGCTATGTATT
This window contains:
- a CDS encoding alpha/beta hydrolase, coding for MSRLSFLYILMIFILTGCQSKSNLSKNVIVPNTKTEIFHSKSNGDYKVTIYTPNKTTPEGGWPIIYLLDGDSYFLTTNEIITNQACERCVIQEGIIVAIDYFNQTRRDLDFLPKPENYVFEVLPNKQINLSGKYGGADAFYDFLTQELKPEIEKRYVINPNQQAIFGHSYGGLFNLYIFLTKPAIFNTYVISSPSLWFSDGYMFSVLSKYLLNHQHSLKQPVNLLISVGGAEQSLLPIDYNLPEQKRKLLLKHRQNRKMVDYSKQLFTRLKQANIHNLTISYKIYPEQSHKTAAVVALQDGIQLNFRVK
- a CDS encoding ABC transporter permease subunit, with protein sequence MVILIVYSFNSSRLVTVWAGFSTKWYVELIHNEALLKAVGLSLSIAAGAASLAIILGTLAAFAVIRFRRFRGSNLFSFMTTAPLVMPDVITGLALLLLFVGMGQAIGWPKERGAMTIWMAHATFCTAYVTVVISARLRELDKSIEEAALDLGANPLKVFFIITLPMIAPALVSGWLLAFTLSLDDVVIANFVTGPGAMTLPKLVFSKVRLGVDPQVNALATIILLIVGIIGFISWLWMRRAEKRHLREIRMR
- a CDS encoding extracellular solute-binding protein codes for the protein MFTQRKTILSIIAGVSLALSQSAIAKDRVVHFYNWAGQIGNSTISDFEKSTGIKLVYDVYDSNEALEGKLMAGHSGFDVVSPSDSFLARQIKADIYLPLDKSKLPNWKNLDPNLMKLMANHDPDNKYAIPYVWMTTGIGYNIDKVKERLGEDAPVDSWDLVFKPENMEKLKDCGVAFLDAPTEILASALQYLGKDPNSTDAKDYTGAAYELLEKVRPNIRYFHSSQYITDLANGDICVILGWSGDILQSRDRANEAKNGVHVGYQIPKEGALVFFDTFAIPKDSANPDEAHEFLNFVMKPEIAAQVTNDVNFASANKVANDQFVKPEVKNDPAVYPKPEVMEKLFTLTVKEPKLERVITRTWTKLKTGK
- the potG gene encoding putrescine ABC transporter ATP-binding subunit PotG; translated protein: MITPLLEIKNLTKVFNDDYYAVDDVNLTIYTGEIFALLGASGSGKSTLLRMLAGFEQPTSGQIILDGKDLSQVPPYNRPINMMFQSYALFPHMTVEQNIAFGLKQDKLDKNEIKHRVEEMLALVHMEQFGKRKPHQLSGGQRQRVALARSLAKRPKLLLLDEPMGALDKQLRDRMQLEVVSILEQVGATCVMVTHDQEEAMTMAGRIAIMNKGQFVQIGEPEEIYEHPNSRYSAEFIGSVNVFDGILQETLEDGLIISCPMIKHPLKVDYDSPAVEGVPIQVALRPEKIKLCDEIPDNGYNVATGEVVEIAYLGDLSIYHVKLQSGQIIIAQLQNEHRYRKGMPTWGDIVNLSWEIDSCVVLTE
- the eco gene encoding serine protease inhibitor ecotin; translation: MKKLMLLALMGVALSACANTQKAPQEVQKLNEIAPYPDAKVGSTRYVIHLPNLKDEVSAKVEILIGKEMKVDCNTQSLGGIVKEEELKGWGYSYYVVEETKGSISTMMACPEGANENKFVSINHKLGLLNYNSRLPLVFYVPNDLTVKYRVWQPEAKILQASAE
- the ribB gene encoding 3,4-dihydroxy-2-butanone-4-phosphate synthase: MNQFNLNEFGTSIERVNKAIASIKAGSGVLVLDDEDRENEGDIIWAAQTITTQQMALTIRYGSGIVCLCMPQSYCDKLELPMMVANNTSKNHTAFTISIEAAKGVTTGVSAADRVTTIKAAVADDAKPTDLNHPGHVFPLVAKEGGVLSRRGHTEASVDLVTLAGFKPAAVICEITNDDGSMARAPQVVAFAKQHQLPVVTIEDIVAYLKSK
- the ydiK gene encoding AI-2E family transporter YdiK; protein product: MPAEKKTDDLLKLILNLLLIGLLIVLTYRVIEVFLFGFFWAVMVVIATWPLMIKIQQKLFNKRWLSLLVMAIILAFVCVIPFILIISSVAQNGHYLVEWVKTLSHRELPTFDWLVNIPMFGEEVHQKWLELIKTDGSQLISDIQPYIGIMIGWLLEQVTNIGVFIFHAGVMIIFSLLLFLKGESITKYVYVLANRLSKQYGTTTVTLAGQSIRAVALGVVVTAITLALIGGMSFIFTKMPFPGILTLILFICCVAQIGPVIVMLGCIIWQFWDGHIVSGIVLIVVAIILTTLDSVMRAYLIKKGADLPFLLILFGVIGGILAFGIMGLFIGPVVLALSYKIIQQWVNEQA
- a CDS encoding sugar-binding transcriptional regulator, encoding MVIFEDKQESELLTEIAVAYYEYEQTQEEIAQRFGLSRIKVGRLLKKARAEGIVEISVKYHPIFSSRIEQQFVNHFGIKRALIALDHQDEEEQRRQVAALVSNYLSSTLKNGMTVAVGQGRNVAAIASHVGVFPEKQCKFICGIGGTQRVGEIIDADHISRSLARKFSATSETLYAPAYVENSELKRAFTQNRVIKDTLERAAKADIALVGIGDMNENCYMVQLGWFTPQEVTYATLNQGVIGDIAGYGFFDINGNPIDTTMNDRVIGLSIEELRNIPCVIAIASENTKATAILGALRSGVIDIIATSASNARTILSLQQNKI